The Halobacteriovorax sp. DA5 genome includes the window CAATTTCTTCAGGTGGTGCAATTACATGTTTATACGAAACCCTCAATGGTAATAGCGCTAATACGCTAGGTACACCTGATGATTTCCAATTTGTTGTAAGAGATTCAAGTAATGCGGAGTCTGTTGTTCAAACACTTGATGTTGTTGTTCTTGAAACATCTGATGCACCTGTTATTTGTAATTATTCTGTATATAATCGCCGCGCTGGACGTACCGAGTGTGGTGTAAATAACTGTATTGGAAATGGAGCACCTAGCTTCAATCCTACGTCACACGTAAGTAATGACCCTGTCATTTATTTTGATCGCACAAACGGCCTATGTTATGAATCAATTGATACAGACGAGTGGTCAGTGGCCTCTAATAACGGTACTCAAAACGCTAGTTACATGAGTGATGTTATCGTTGGTGAAAAAGAAGATATTATTATTGATAATGTTATTATTAGTGAAGGTGGAAGTATCAATGAAGCTTCTCAAACAGTAACGATTGAAAATGTTGTTTCAACTAATAATGTACTGATTCAGCCAATGAATATTCATTTTTTAAAAGATACTGATCTAGATGGTGAATATAGTGAAGCCGGAGATCTTGCTGCTGTAAATGGTGCTATGGCAAGTGGTGTAATTGATAATGGAATTTCTATTAATGAAATTCTAAGAATAAAAATGATCCCAACGGCATCTCAATTTGGTGAGACAACGATTTCATTTGATCTTGTGGATAATGGAACTGGATCACCGAGAACTTCTGTTTCTTTCAAAGTTAGAGTTGAGCCGCAGACTGTTGCTCATCATGGTTGGGCAGATGTAAAGGCCCTTGGTACAAAGGTTAACCATTTTGGAATTCGTGTTGAATCAAACTTTACTTGTTCACATTCTCTTACTAAGTGTGACGGTGGAAAAGAGTGTTATGGAACGGTTGCTCCAAACACATCAAATGTAAAACCTGATTCTGCTGGTGCTATTTACCGTACGGCAGGAAATCTTTGTTATTATTCAACTGGAACGACTTCAAGTGATTGGGTACTAATTAATAAGTCTGTTGCATGTAATATCTCAGAGGTTAATCGCGACTACACAACTGATGGACTTTTAGAAGATACGACAACAACTTGTGATGATCTTGGAAGTGCAAGTTGTATTGGTGATGTAACATATGATTCAGGTGATGCTAGCTCTGTAAGTGTTGTTTTCAATTCTCAAACTGAGACATTACTTGCAAGTGATAATAACGGAAAATTCTTATTTAATACTGCTTATCAGGCAACTACTGGTCAGGATTGTTTTTATTCAGATGGATCAAATTGGATTCCTTATCATGGTACTTCTAGAGTGAACCTTGAATGGGAGAATTTCACTGTCGGTACTTCTGGAGCAATTCAAGGCTACAATGTATATCGTAAGAAGGCCGGCCCTCTTTATACGTTTAATTATAGCAATCCACTAAATAGAGAACTTATTACTTCGTCAAATACATATGTTGATAACGGTGAGAACTCGCGTTTAGCTCCTGTTCCAAACCACACTTATGTTTATGAAGTTAGACCAGTTCTTAGCTACACTAATCAGCTAGGGGATAATGAATCTCTAGAGATTACAACTAATAATAATGTTGCAAAACTAACTGTGGTTGCACCTCAAGAAAACTTTGCATTTGTACATCGCTGGATGGTTAATAAGAAGGCGTGTGAGATGATGCATTCTGATTCGTTTATCGATAGTAACTATGTATGTGAGTATAAAGGCTTTGGTGATACTGCCTCAGCTCTTGGAACGATTGGTTCTGTCTATGACTTTGGTAAGGACTTACTTGTACCTCGTTTTGAAATGGGATGCCCTTATTCAAAAACAAGCTGTGATACAACTGATGGACAGTGTGTGGCCCAAAATCTTGGAGCTTATGATGGTCCTGACGGATCAATCTTCTATGAAAGATCAACTGGTACTTGTTATGTTAAAAACGGAACTTGGCAAAACTTTTCAACTCAGACTTTAGACTCTGCTGTTGCATTCCAGTCGTTCTTGCCACCATTAACTAATATTACTAACTCTAGTGCTGTTAATGCATGTACAACACTAACTGGCGCTCCAACGATCGTTGGTTATGGTGCTGCTACTACTTATAAGCTGCCAACTCGTGATGAGCAAATTGCTTATAGTGCATGGGATGTTAGAGCGACTTCTGATGCTAATGTTGAAGTTGTGGAAAGAGGACTTGCGCTTAATTCTTCAAGTAAGTGTAATGCTTCATTAGCAAGTGGGCTTGAGTCTTCGTTCATGGATATTGATAACTTAAGCTCATCAGATATTCATACAATCCCTGGAACAAATTCTTCAGGAATTCGCTCTTTGCATACAGGTTCTGTATTCACGCAAGATTGTACATCTGCCTTTGGTGTTCAAGATGCTGTAGGAAACGTTTCTGAGATTTCTAATACGGCCTATAGCTTCAATGCTAATATTTATTCTTTTGCTTCAATTGTTTCAACTAAAGCTGATATCTATGGTGGGACAGGTGATTATCTGATGGATTCACTCATTGGGCCATGTAATGACTCTGATGGAGACAATGATTGTGACCTAGAGCTTGAAAGTCATTTATTTGAAAATGTTTCTGATTATAGTGCAAGATATTTTAACTATGTTTTCGGAATTCCTATTTCAAATGCAGCAAAAGCTACTGAAGATGCTATGCCGGGAAGTGTTATTAATGATTATACTCTAAGAATCGGATCGACTGCTGGTATCACTAACTCACAACTTCACGATGATGAGATCTTTAGAATCTTTGACAATACTGGTGGAGTTAACGGAAGTATGGCAAGTGGTGGTGATTATTCAAGTCTTTCGGGTGCTGGTGTGTACGCATTTGAGTTTCTTCCAGATACTGAGGCAAGTAGTCGAATTGGTCTGCGTTGTGTTATCGAACTTGATCCAAATCAGTATGACTAATTGGTACCCACTTCTAAATTTATGATATAATCTTTAAGCATCATGACAATGAATGATTCTTGGGAGAAGGTTATGTTCTTTGGTCGCAATCGCACAAATACTTTAGAAGATTTAGGTAAAGGAAAGATAATATCTTTTCTTAATCAAAAGGGTGGGGTTGGTAAAACAACAATGTGTTTTAATACTGCCCATGCCTTGGCCCAGAAAGGTCACAAAGTTCTTGTTATTGATATGGACCCTCAAGCGAATATGAGTTACTTGTTTGGTCATGAAGAAAGTAGAGAGAGTATTAGTATTTTCAATCTGCTTCTTAATTCGATTAAAGAACTTAAGCATCTACATTCTTCAACGATTTTCGAAAAAGTTGTCTTCAAGTCCGAGTTAGGTGTTGATCTACTTCCGGCGGCCCAAGAATTATCTGGATTTGAATTATGTGTCGCTGCCATTAATTCTCCAAGACAAACAATTCTAAAAAAATATGTAGAACAAGCGGGATTAAGAAAACGCTACGATTATATTCTTATTGATTGTCCACCAACTCTTGGACTTTTAGTTGTTAATAGTATTTGCGTCAGTGATGGAGTGATTGTTCCATTTAGACCAGATGATTTTTCAATGAAGGGGCTAGAGCATTTTTATGGGATGTTATCAGACATAGAAGATATGGATATAGTGAAGCTTCCAGAGATCATCACTCATATTCCGAATCTAATGGATACGAGACGTAAGCAAGAAGAGAGTGATCTTGATGAGATTAAGGAACTGATTCGTAAAGTAACTGGAGATGACCGCTTCATTGCTCCATTCTTTAATAAGGCCCAAATAGTGAAATCACAGGCCGCTAAGAAGTCAATTTATGCTTATAATTCTAAGGAATATCAGCCGCTTCATGAACAATTTAATAAAATCGCAAATTTAATTGATTCGTGGAATGATTCGACTTTATAACTATAGTTAAGAGACAAAAAAGGAGCTTTCGTGGCCACTATTAAGAACCCATTATATGTTGTAACAAACGAAGGACGTGACGTGGAAGGTGTCGCTACTTATATCGAATTACTAGTCAAGAAATTTGGTTTGCAGCCGTATCTTGATATTCTGGACTCAATGATTGCGATGCTAACAAATCAGGTTGGAAATTACGGCTTTTTCATTGCCCTTCAAAACTTTATTGACCACATTGCCGCTCAAATTGAAAAAGTGGTGGAGTTTGCTTCACGCATTATCTAAAAAATGCTAGACTCCGACTCATATTGACTTAAGGAGTTCATTTTGCAAATACAAGAAAGAGTTGACGCACTTATTTCAGAATTTAATGGATTTGGTGATTGGGAAGATCGCTACATGCACATCATTTCTCGCGGGAAACAGATGGAGTCCCTACCTGAAGATTTACAACAAGAAGAATATAAAGTTAAAGGATGCCAGTCTCAAGTTTGGCTAATTCCAGAGCTTAAAGATGGAAAAGTTTTTTTTCGTGCCGATAGTGATGCGGCCATCGTAAAGGGGATTGTTTCAATTCTAGTTGGTGTCTACTCAGATGCTACACCTGATGAAATTCTCGCAACTAAGCCTGACTTCTTAGATACTATTGGTCTTCGCCAGCACTTATCAATGTCTCGTGCGAATGGACTTTCAAGTATGATCAAGCAAATTTCAATGTATGCCCTTGCTTATAAAACTAAAATTCAAATGGGATTATAATCTATGTATTTAAATAATATTCGTCCAAGAAGAAATAGAAAGAATCACGCAATGAGATCTCTAATGCGTGAAACAACGCTAACAGTAGATGATCTGATCATGCCACTTTTTATCGTAGGTGGAGAAAATCAAACGATTCCTGTAACTTCAATGCCTGGGATTAATCGCTACTCACGCGATCTAATTGTAAAGGAAGTGAAAGAGCTTTGGAACCTTGGCATTAAATGCGTTTCTCTTTTTCCTGCACTTGATGATTCTATTAAAGACCGTTTTGCAACAGAATCAAAGAATCCAAATGGGCTTCTACAAAAGACAATCAAAGATATTAAAAACGCATGTCCTGATATGCTTATCATGACTGACGTTGCTATGGACCCATACTCAAGTGATGGTCATGATGGACTTGTTTGTGAAAAAACAGGTGAGATCTTAAATGATGAAACTCTGGATATTCTAGCAGGGATGGCACTTGCTCAGGCCCAAGCGGGAAGTGATATCATTGGTCCTTCTGATATGATGGATGGACGAATTGCAGTTATCCGCGATGCCCTTGATGGTGAAGGTTTCTCAAATACACAAATTATGTCGTATACGGCCAAGTATGCTTCGGCATTTTATGGGCCATTTAGAGATGCACTCGATAGTGCTCCTAAAGCAGGTGATAAGAAGACTTATCAGATGGATCCGGCCAATGCTATCGAAGCTCTACGTGAGATTGAGCTTGATGAAGCAGAGGGGGCAGATATCTTAATGGTTAAGCCAGGTATTAGCTATCTAGATATCATTGCTAAAATGAAAGAGCGCACTAATCTACCTGTTGCCGCTTACAATGTATCTGGTGAATATGCCATGGTTAAAGCAGCAGCTCAAAATGGTTGGGTTGATGGTGATGCCGTAGCAATGGAGATGCTTACGAGCTTTAAGCGCGCTGGATGCGATATGATTTTAACGTATTTCGCTAAAGAAGTGGCCGTTCAATTTGCCAAAAACTAAATTTATTTGACCTTAATAGGGATGTAGGCCTTAGCTCTTTTCTCGCGGGCCTGCTTCTCTTTCACTGAAGCAATTCCAACTAAAATACCAACGATAATAACAGGAATCCACATAATCACTCCTTGGTTCCTTTCCTAAGGAAATTATATCATTATTATCGGATAATATTTGATAAAACTAAGTCAATTTTTTGTGAACTTACTCTAAATGCTTGAATCTACGTAGTCTTTTAGGCTCTGGGCCGACTCTTTAGTGCCATCTTTAAACCACTTTGCCTCTGGATAACTGACAATATGGATACCTTCACGGCATTTTCCAAGGCAGTCGCTTGAAGTAACTCTAACGACACCTTTTCCATATTTTTCGTTGAAATATGTCTTTAACTCGCTCTTTAATGCCATGGCATCATCAAGCATAGGGCAATCATTCTTCTTACAGCTCTTGCAAATAAAGATGTGTTTTTTAAAGAGATTCGTGTCGTGTTCTTTTGCCATATAGAGTCCTAAGCTGTTATTATAATTAAAAAATTTTAAGGATTTATACTATGGATTTTTGCCAAATTCTATCAGCAAAACAAAAAGCATTACAAATTAATTTAGATAATAAAATTTACGGCAGTTTCGCAGAAATTGGTGCAGGACAAGAAGTTGCTCGTGAGTTCTTTAGAGCTGGCGGTGCAGCAGGGACTGTTGCTAAGACGATGTCTGCTTATGATATGCAAATTTCGGATGCTATTTACGGTGTCGAGACATCTGGACGTTATGTTTCTCAAGGACGTCTACATACGATGCTAGAGACAGAATTCACAAAAATGTACAAGCGTCTTAAAGATCAAAGAGAAGAGGGAACAAAATTCTTTTGCTTTGCTGATACTGTTGCAGCAAAAAGTTACTCTGGTCGCGGAGAGTGTCATGGTTGGCTTGGTGTACGTTTCCAACATCAAGCAGGGGCAGCTCCTTCTGATTTAATCATTCACGTTAATATGCTTGATCAAGAAAATCTTCAGCAACAAGAGGCCATCGGTTTTCTTGGTGTGAATATGATCCACAGCTGTTTTTATAATTCAAATGATTCATCTCATCTTGTTTCATCTCTAATGGATAACTTATCTGCTAGTCGTCTTAGGATTGATATGATTGACGTTAAAGGTCCGGCCTTTGATGGAGTTGATCCTCGTATTCTTTCTTTAGAACTTGTTAAGAGAAAGTTTACTTCTGCTGTTATGTTTGATGAGAATGGTAAAGTTGTTCAAATCAAAGATTACTTGTACCGCAAGCCACTTGTTGTTTTAAGAGGCTCTTTTAGGCCGCCAACAAAGGGAAATGTTGATGCGCTTAAAGTAGGGCGTGAGCTTTTATGCACAAGTGAGAAGTGTGAGAATGTTGTGACTCTTTCTGAGATCTCAATGTCAAAATTACTTTCTCGTTCATCTTCAATTGATAACGCTGATTTTTTAGCTCGTGTTGATTTACTTGCAAAAATTAAGCAAAAAGTTTTAATTACAAACTTCGCTTCTTACTTCGAACTCAATCAGTTCTTACAGCCAATTGCTAAGAATCAAATTGCATTTATTACTAACACTTATAATTTAAATGAGATTTTAAATATCAAGCATTATGAGGATACTTCATTTGGGATCCTAGGTGGATTAGGTGAATTATTTGGCCTTAATACTAAATTGTATCTTTATCCATGTGCAGATGATAATGATGCAAAAAATCGCCTAAGCTTTGCTGATGTAACTTATGACAAGTCTCTTGAGTTTCTTGTTAAGTATCTTCGTGAAAATAAGTTAATTGTCGATCTTGAAGGTTATGATCATGAAGCATCAGGAATCTGGTCTCGTACAGTTATTGAGATGATCTCAAGCGGCGAGAGCGGCTGGGAAAAAATGCTTCCAGAAGAAGTCGTTGAATTAGTTAAGAGTAATAATTTATTTAAAAATTAAGAGAACATCATGAAAAAGATTCTAAGTATTATTGCAGGCCTTCTTATATTAATCATAGCAAGCGTCTACTTTATGCTATTGGGATCTTTTCCAGTAATGCATGGTAGTCTTAAAGTTGATGGCCTAAATGGTCTCACTAAGATCTATCGTGATCATGAAGGAGTTGTTCATATCGAAGCAGACTCTCGTCACGATATGAATTATGCTCTAGGCTTTTCAATGGCCAGTGATCGAAGCTTTCAATATGAGCTAATTAGTCGTGCTGGCCAGGGAAGACTTGCAGAAATTCTTGGGCCAGATCTTGTCGCTGTTGATAAATTATTTCGTACTTTAAACTCTAAGTATATTCGTGATGGCATCTTGGCCTCTCTTGATCCGGTTGTGAGAAAAGATCTTGAGTCTTTTATGGCCGGCTATAACTACTATCTTGAAAATAATGTTAGGCCGATTGAATTTTTCTTACTGGGAATAAAGCCTAAGAAAATTGATATCGAAGATATCTATGGTGTCTTCGTTTACTTAAATTATAGCTTTTCGCCATTTATGAGAAATGAAGTTGCTTATCAAAATATTATGGCAAATGTTAAGCATCGTGATTTTAAGTATCTCTTTGCTAATAATGAGGTTGATTTCTCTAAGCGTGTAAGACGTGTCGTTGATGCAAGCTTTATTGACTACGAATCATTATTAAAAGGAATTGGTACTTTTACTGGCTCAAATGCTTGGGCGATCTCTGGAAAGAAGACGAAGTCTGGAAAACCAATCCTAGCAAGTGATCCGCATATCAATTTTTCTGCACCTAATATTTGGTATGAAGCAAATATTAAGAATAAGGAAGAGGGCTTTCATATGTATGGCCACTTCCTACCACTTATTCCATTTCCGGCCATGGGCCACAATCGAAAACTTGGTTGGGGATTAACTATTAGTTACACAGATGATGTTGATCTTTATCAGTTAGAAGATGATTTTGAAATTGTACGAGTTGAAGACTCTTTGATTAAAGTGAAGGGAGAAGAGTCAATCGATTTCCAAATCAAGTGGAGTAAGAAGGGTCCTGTTGTTAATGAAATCGTTCAGGCCGTAAACAAAGACGCAAAGAATATTGCGGCCCACTTCAGTTTCTTTCAAGAAGGTAACAAGCCTATTGAGGGATTTTATGGTCTTGGCCGTGCAAAAAACTTTGAAGAGATAAAGAAGGCCACAAGTATCGTTAAGTCACCTGGCCTTAATATTGTCTATGCGGATGCTGATGGGAATGTGGCAAGACTTATCATGGGGGATAGTTACAAAAGATCACATCCATTTGAATCAGATCTTGTTCAAACACCTGATCGCAAGATTCTAGGGGTCTATACATTTGATGAGAAACCTCATGAGATTAATCCTGAAAATGGTTTTGTTGTTTCCGCTAATGATGCACCAAAGACAATGAAAAATGGTATCTATCACCGTGGTGGTTGGCATTCAGATAATCGCTATAATACTATTTTAAAGTCACTTGAGCTTCGAGATAATTGGGATATGGATTCTCAAAAGATGGTTCAAACTGCAAGCTTCAGTACGAATAATCGTAGGATGCAAAAAATTATTAATAATGCGCTAAAGAAATATCCAATGACTGCTCTTGAAGAAGAGGCCTTAAAATTCTTTATGGATTGGAAAGGTCATTCTCGCAAAGAACAGGTTGGACCGACAATATTTCATGAAACAAATATGCGTATTCGTAAGCTTCTAATGGATGAGATGGGTGAGGACTACGTTAAGTATTGTAAGGCCATTAACTCTTGGATTTATTATTACCGCTTACTTGAAATGCCAGATAACTCTTGGTGGGATATTGAAAAGACTGCACCAATTGAAGATCGTGACCAGGTCATTTCAATGGCATTTAAAGAGGCCGTGAACTATCTAAAGCAAGAGCTTGGAGATGATGTCAGCAAGTGGCGCTGGGGACTTATTCATCAGCTAACAATGCCTCACCCATTTGGAAAAAATGAGTTTCTTGCGAAAATATTCAATCAGGGCCCATATGAGGCCAACGGATCTATCAATAGTATCAACCATATTCGTCGTGTCTCATGTGAAGCAGGACACACTCCAGTGACAGGACCAAGTACTCGTCGACTAATTGACTTTGCTAATGTCGATATTTCTTACGGGATCCTTCCATTAGGAAACTCTGGGCATATGCTTTCTCCTTATTATGATAATCAGAGAGAACGCTTTATGAATGATGAGTATCGTACACAAATCTTTAGTTTTGATTTAATGAAGAAATCAGGCCCTAAAGTCTTAACTCTAAGGCCATTATAGAAGTTTATTTAAGTCTAAATTGTG containing:
- a CDS encoding ParA family protein; translated protein: MTMNDSWEKVMFFGRNRTNTLEDLGKGKIISFLNQKGGVGKTTMCFNTAHALAQKGHKVLVIDMDPQANMSYLFGHEESRESISIFNLLLNSIKELKHLHSSTIFEKVVFKSELGVDLLPAAQELSGFELCVAAINSPRQTILKKYVEQAGLRKRYDYILIDCPPTLGLLVVNSICVSDGVIVPFRPDDFSMKGLEHFYGMLSDIEDMDIVKLPEIITHIPNLMDTRRKQEESDLDEIKELIRKVTGDDRFIAPFFNKAQIVKSQAAKKSIYAYNSKEYQPLHEQFNKIANLIDSWNDSTL
- a CDS encoding SufE family protein; translation: MQIQERVDALISEFNGFGDWEDRYMHIISRGKQMESLPEDLQQEEYKVKGCQSQVWLIPELKDGKVFFRADSDAAIVKGIVSILVGVYSDATPDEILATKPDFLDTIGLRQHLSMSRANGLSSMIKQISMYALAYKTKIQMGL
- the hemB gene encoding porphobilinogen synthase; the protein is MYLNNIRPRRNRKNHAMRSLMRETTLTVDDLIMPLFIVGGENQTIPVTSMPGINRYSRDLIVKEVKELWNLGIKCVSLFPALDDSIKDRFATESKNPNGLLQKTIKDIKNACPDMLIMTDVAMDPYSSDGHDGLVCEKTGEILNDETLDILAGMALAQAQAGSDIIGPSDMMDGRIAVIRDALDGEGFSNTQIMSYTAKYASAFYGPFRDALDSAPKAGDKKTYQMDPANAIEALREIELDEAEGADILMVKPGISYLDIIAKMKERTNLPVAAYNVSGEYAMVKAAAQNGWVDGDAVAMEMLTSFKRAGCDMILTYFAKEVAVQFAKN
- a CDS encoding (2Fe-2S) ferredoxin domain-containing protein, translating into MAKEHDTNLFKKHIFICKSCKKNDCPMLDDAMALKSELKTYFNEKYGKGVVRVTSSDCLGKCREGIHIVSYPEAKWFKDGTKESAQSLKDYVDSSI
- a CDS encoding nicotinate-nucleotide adenylyltransferase, which translates into the protein MDFCQILSAKQKALQINLDNKIYGSFAEIGAGQEVAREFFRAGGAAGTVAKTMSAYDMQISDAIYGVETSGRYVSQGRLHTMLETEFTKMYKRLKDQREEGTKFFCFADTVAAKSYSGRGECHGWLGVRFQHQAGAAPSDLIIHVNMLDQENLQQQEAIGFLGVNMIHSCFYNSNDSSHLVSSLMDNLSASRLRIDMIDVKGPAFDGVDPRILSLELVKRKFTSAVMFDENGKVVQIKDYLYRKPLVVLRGSFRPPTKGNVDALKVGRELLCTSEKCENVVTLSEISMSKLLSRSSSIDNADFLARVDLLAKIKQKVLITNFASYFELNQFLQPIAKNQIAFITNTYNLNEILNIKHYEDTSFGILGGLGELFGLNTKLYLYPCADDNDAKNRLSFADVTYDKSLEFLVKYLRENKLIVDLEGYDHEASGIWSRTVIEMISSGESGWEKMLPEEVVELVKSNNLFKN
- a CDS encoding penicillin acylase family protein; translated protein: MKKILSIIAGLLILIIASVYFMLLGSFPVMHGSLKVDGLNGLTKIYRDHEGVVHIEADSRHDMNYALGFSMASDRSFQYELISRAGQGRLAEILGPDLVAVDKLFRTLNSKYIRDGILASLDPVVRKDLESFMAGYNYYLENNVRPIEFFLLGIKPKKIDIEDIYGVFVYLNYSFSPFMRNEVAYQNIMANVKHRDFKYLFANNEVDFSKRVRRVVDASFIDYESLLKGIGTFTGSNAWAISGKKTKSGKPILASDPHINFSAPNIWYEANIKNKEEGFHMYGHFLPLIPFPAMGHNRKLGWGLTISYTDDVDLYQLEDDFEIVRVEDSLIKVKGEESIDFQIKWSKKGPVVNEIVQAVNKDAKNIAAHFSFFQEGNKPIEGFYGLGRAKNFEEIKKATSIVKSPGLNIVYADADGNVARLIMGDSYKRSHPFESDLVQTPDRKILGVYTFDEKPHEINPENGFVVSANDAPKTMKNGIYHRGGWHSDNRYNTILKSLELRDNWDMDSQKMVQTASFSTNNRRMQKIINNALKKYPMTALEEEALKFFMDWKGHSRKEQVGPTIFHETNMRIRKLLMDEMGEDYVKYCKAINSWIYYYRLLEMPDNSWWDIEKTAPIEDRDQVISMAFKEAVNYLKQELGDDVSKWRWGLIHQLTMPHPFGKNEFLAKIFNQGPYEANGSINSINHIRRVSCEAGHTPVTGPSTRRLIDFANVDISYGILPLGNSGHMLSPYYDNQRERFMNDEYRTQIFSFDLMKKSGPKVLTLRPL